Below is a genomic region from Blochmannia endosymbiont of Camponotus modoc.
GAGAAACACAAGGGATATTGTTATATCCATGAATACGTGTTATTTCTGCTATTACATTTTCTTCTATAGAGATATCAAAACGCCAAGTTGGTGGAAGTATTTTCCAGGTGTTGTTTGAAAATTCTGTTTGAAAACCAAGCCGTTTTAAAATATGTGTAATTTCTGAATCTAATATACGAAATCCAATAATTTTGTCTAATTTAGTTCGATTTAATATAATATTGGTAGGTTTTGGCAACATACTTTTGTTAGTTATGTTTATTATCGGACCAGGATAACCACCGCAGCTTTTCATTAATAATGAGGTGACACGATCTAAAGCTAATTTAGATATACTTGGGTCTACTCCTCGTATATAACGAAAGGCATAAAGATCATGCATATGATATAATGTGGATTGACTCGCGATAACAGACGGAGTAAAAAAAGCAGATTGTAATATTATATGACGAGTTTCAGAACAAATAGAATATTTATTTGGAGTGATTGTTCCAGCAATTGATAATGGTTTTTTATAATCAGAGATGACTATTGTATTTGGCAATAGTTTTAAACTATTATTATTAGATAATGTCAGAATTTCTCCGATTTCTGAAAAACGTATACGTATTATGTTGCCGTCAATTTTTTTATAATCAAAAACATGAATTGGATGTCCTAGTTCTAGTAATACATAGTTAACAATATCTATAACTATGTTAACTAAACAAATTCCGCAGCGACGTAATTTCTCTGCTATCCATAAGGGCGTGGGGGAGGTAATATGAATGTTTTTTAAAATTCTTCCAAAGTATTGCGGGCATGCATTCGGAACTTCAACAGAAATAGGGATAGTATCATTAATTGTTGGAATAATTGATTCTATTTTTATTTTTTTTAATTTTAAATGATTTATAGCTGCTATTTCTCTAGAAATTCCGATTACACTAAGACAATCTCCTCTATTAGGAGTAATGTTGATTTCAATAATATTATCATTAAGACGTAAATAGTTATAAAAGTTCTCTCCAATAGGCGCATTTATAGGTAATTCTATTATACCTACTGTGTGACTAATAATTCCTAATGTTGAAAAAGCACATAATATTCCTTCTGATTGTTTACCTCGTATTGTTTTTAGTTTAATTTTACGTCCATTTGGTAGCATTGCTCCTACTTTGGCAACAACTACTCGAATATTTTTACGACAATTAGAAGCATCACAAACAATATTTAATAATTTATTATCCCCGTTATTAATTTTTGTTATCCACACATTATGTAAATTAGGATGCATTTTGCATTCTACAATTTCACCAATAACTACTCCATAGAAAATATTAGTAACAGGTTTTAATTCATTAACTTTAAATCCAGCCATTGTTAATTGATCAGCTAATTCAATGCTACTAATAGGTGGATTTATCCATTCTCGTATCCACATTTCACTAAATTTCATTTAAGTATCCTTATATTACTTAAATTGATCAAGAAATTGTAAATCATTTTTGAAAAAAACTCGTATATCGTCAATATTGTACTGTAGCATTGTTAATCGTTCTATTCCTATTCCAAAGGCAAATCCTAAAAATTTTTCTGTATCAATATCAACATGGTGTAATATTTTGGGATGTACCATACCGCATCCTAAAAGTTCTAACCAATTTCCAGTTTCTTGTTTCATTACATCTATTTCCGCCGATGGTTCTGTAAATGGAAAATAAGATGGTCTAAAACGTAAAGTAATATCTTTTTCAAAAAAATTATATAAAAAATCATACAATATTTTTTTTAGATAACTGAAATTAACATTAGAATCTACTACTAATCCTTCCATTTGATGAAACATAGGTGTATGATTTTGATCATAGTCTTTGCGATATACTCGTCCAAAAGAAATGATACGAATTGGGGGAGTTTTATTAGTCATAGCACGTATTTGAACACCGGAAGTGTGTGTGCGAAGTAAACGTTTTTCGTCAAGCCAAAAGGTGTCATGTTCATCTCGAGAAGGATGATACTTAGAAATATTTAAGGCGTCGAAATTAAAATAATCATCTTCAATTTCTGGACCATGTATTATGGAGAAACCTAAAGTGTCAAAAAAAATCTTCATACGTTTTATAGTATTTGTTATTGGATGATGTGTCCCTACATCCGATAACCGTCCTGGTAAAGTAACATCTAATGCATCGGTGATTAAGGTATTTTTTATATTTTTTGATTGTAAAATATTTTTTCGTTCAATAAGTAATGTGTATATGTCTTTTTTAGCTTGATTAATAGCTGCGCCTAATTTAGGTTTAATATCTAATGGAGTATCATTAAGATTTTTAATATATTGGTTTAGGTATCCTTTTTTACCTAAAAATTTAATACGTATTGCTTCTAATGCATCTATATTATTAGATTGCATTATATTTGATTTTGCTAGTATAACTAATTTTTTTACCAAATCTAATGACATAAATACCCTCGTGGTCACTATTTTTACATAGTGCTGTCTTTATTAATCTAATATGTATAATTGATAATTGTGTGATATTTTAATTTGATTAACTGTGTTAATCATTAAATCTTATTAATACCATTTTTTTGTATTATCATTATGAATTTAATATTTCATGAACATGTATTTTTTATTGAGTAGATTTATGTATGTTCAAAATTAATCTTTGCTTTATCGATTAAAGCAGAGAAAGTCTTTCTATCAAAAATAGCTATATCAGCAAGCATTTTTCTGTTAATACACACATCAGATTTTTTTAATCCATTTATTAAGTAATTATAAGACATACCGTATTTACGTGATGCGGCGTTGATGCGGCTAATCCACAATCGACGAAATAAACGTTTCTTCTGACGACGATCGCGATAAGAATATTGTCCAGATTTTATAACTGATTGATAGGCAACACGATAAGTACGTGATCTTGCTCCATAGTAACCTGCTGCTTGTTTTAAAATTTTTTTATGGCGAGCACGGGCTACTACACTATTTTTTACGCGTGTCATATGTACTGCTCTCCTAATAATGTAAGCGATGGCATATATTGAAATTTGCACTAACCATGAAAACAGCATTAATCTATATATATGGTAAATATTTCATAATTGTAGTTGAATAAATTTTAGGAAGTATATTTTTTTGACGTAAATGACGTTTATGTTTTGTAGATTTTTTTGTTAAAATATGGCGCATATAAGCATGCTTATGCTTATATTTCCCTAAAGCTGTTATTTTAAATCGTTTGTTAGCTGCTTGAAGTGTTTTAATTTTAGGCATAAACCAATCCCTATAATTTTTTTCATTATATGCATTAATGCTGATATATAGAAATGTAAATTATTATTATTTCTTTTTTGGTGCTAAAATCATAGTCATTTGGCGCCCTTCAATTTTATTAGAAAAAAATTCTACTGTTGTTAACTCATGCAATTCATGACGTATTCGGTATAATATTTTTGCTCCAAGGTGGTGGTGCACCAATTCTCCTCCTCTAAAACGTAAGGTGATTTTGACTTTATCTCCTTCATTAAGGAATTTAATTAAATTACGCAATTTGACTTGATAGTCTCCTTCATCAGTGCTTGGTCTGAATTTTATTTCTTTGACATGAATCACCTTTTGTTTTTTCTTTTGTTCTTTTGTAGATTTATTCTTTTCGTATAGAAATTTACCGTAGTTCATAATTCTACACACAGGTGGATCGGAATTAGGGCTAACTTCAACTAAATCAAGACCGATGTCTTCGGATTGCTTCAGCGCTTCATATAAACTAACCACACCAATTTGTTTTCCGTCTACTCCGGTTAGACGGACTTTTTCAGCACTAATTTCTCTGTTAATACGATTTAATCGTATTGATTGTATTTTTTTTGCGAATTTAATAATATGTTATTCCTCCATTTGATGAAGACTGTAACTGTTAATTTCACGTAGTAATTTTTTTATAAATATATCAATATTACAGTTTTTTAATGTTTGACCTCGATATGTACGTATAGCTACTGTATTTTGATTCATTTCTTTATTTCCGCAAATTAACATATAAGGTATGCGTTGTAAGGTGTAATAACGAATTTTAAATCCTATTTTCTCATTTCTCAAGTCTACTTTTG
It encodes:
- the pheT gene encoding phenylalanine--tRNA ligase subunit beta, whose protein sequence is MKFSEMWIREWINPPISSIELADQLTMAGFKVNELKPVTNIFYGVVIGEIVECKMHPNLHNVWITKINNGDNKLLNIVCDASNCRKNIRVVVAKVGAMLPNGRKIKLKTIRGKQSEGILCAFSTLGIISHTVGIIELPINAPIGENFYNYLRLNDNIIEINITPNRGDCLSVIGISREIAAINHLKLKKIKIESIIPTINDTIPISVEVPNACPQYFGRILKNIHITSPTPLWIAEKLRRCGICLVNIVIDIVNYVLLELGHPIHVFDYKKIDGNIIRIRFSEIGEILTLSNNNSLKLLPNTIVISDYKKPLSIAGTITPNKYSICSETRHIILQSAFFTPSVIASQSTLYHMHDLYAFRYIRGVDPSISKLALDRVTSLLMKSCGGYPGPIINITNKSMLPKPTNIILNRTKLDKIIGFRILDSEITHILKRLGFQTEFSNNTWKILPPTWRFDISIEENVIAEITRIHGYNNIPCVSLCTNLITDQSHASIIPLSRIKNLLIDRGYQEIMTYSFVSYDIQKLLHPQKIPLILKNPITLDMSTMRLSLWSGLIKTVIYNQNRQQKQMKLFESGICFTPQTNAENQVNQDLMIAGIRSGLRFNEHWDLKKVCPVDFYDIKGDVEALLNITNKLHCIRFKKYTHPALHSGQSAAIYLKNICIGYIGMIHPTIQMKLNLRSQALVFELSWNMISQFILSKITTISKFPKNFRDISIIVPNKVTSESVIIECKKIANEDQLIDIKLSDVYTGQNIAKGFKSFTIRLFLQSKTHTLKEEEISDIVNKCSMILKKRFHGTLR
- the rplT gene encoding 50S ribosomal protein L20, yielding MTRVKNSVVARARHKKILKQAAGYYGARSRTYRVAYQSVIKSGQYSYRDRRQKKRLFRRLWISRINAASRKYGMSYNYLINGLKKSDVCINRKMLADIAIFDRKTFSALIDKAKINFEHT
- the rpmI gene encoding 50S ribosomal protein L35, whose amino-acid sequence is MPKIKTLQAANKRFKITALGKYKHKHAYMRHILTKKSTKHKRHLRQKNILPKIYSTTIMKYLPYI
- the infC gene encoding translation initiation factor IF-3, giving the protein MKFAKKIQSIRLNRINREISAEKVRLTGVDGKQIGVVSLYEALKQSEDIGLDLVEVSPNSDPPVCRIMNYGKFLYEKNKSTKEQKKKQKVIHVKEIKFRPSTDEGDYQVKLRNLIKFLNEGDKVKITLRFRGGELVHHHLGAKILYRIRHELHELTTVEFFSNKIEGRQMTMILAPKKK
- the pheS gene encoding phenylalanine--tRNA ligase subunit alpha: MSLDLVKKLVILAKSNIMQSNNIDALEAIRIKFLGKKGYLNQYIKNLNDTPLDIKPKLGAAINQAKKDIYTLLIERKNILQSKNIKNTLITDALDVTLPGRLSDVGTHHPITNTIKRMKIFFDTLGFSIIHGPEIEDDYFNFDALNISKYHPSRDEHDTFWLDEKRLLRTHTSGVQIRAMTNKTPPIRIISFGRVYRKDYDQNHTPMFHQMEGLVVDSNVNFSYLKKILYDFLYNFFEKDITLRFRPSYFPFTEPSAEIDVMKQETGNWLELLGCGMVHPKILHHVDIDTEKFLGFAFGIGIERLTMLQYNIDDIRVFFKNDLQFLDQFK